The Austwickia sp. genome includes a region encoding these proteins:
- the rpsD gene encoding 30S ribosomal protein S4, producing the protein MARYTGPITKKSRRLKVDLVGGDKNFENRPFPPGQHGRGRIQEKEYLHQLQEKQKARFTYGVMEKQFRSYYEEAVRRSGKTGENLLRILESRLDNVVYRAGLARTRRAARQLVTHGHFLVNGVRVDVPSYRVSQYDIIDIRPKSRELFPFELARQTFGDRPIPAWMKVVPGTLEILIHQLPVREQIDTVLTEQLIVELYSKN; encoded by the coding sequence ATGGCCCGCTACACCGGCCCCATCACCAAGAAGTCCCGCCGGCTCAAGGTCGACCTCGTCGGCGGTGACAAGAACTTCGAGAACCGTCCCTTCCCGCCCGGCCAGCACGGCCGCGGCCGGATCCAGGAGAAGGAATACCTTCACCAGCTGCAGGAGAAGCAGAAGGCCCGCTTCACCTACGGCGTCATGGAGAAGCAGTTCCGCAGCTACTACGAGGAGGCCGTGCGCCGCTCCGGCAAGACCGGTGAGAATCTCCTGCGGATCCTGGAGTCCCGGCTCGACAACGTGGTCTACCGCGCCGGCCTGGCGCGCACCCGCCGCGCGGCCCGCCAGCTCGTGACGCACGGGCACTTCCTGGTCAACGGCGTCCGCGTCGACGTGCCCAGCTACCGGGTGAGCCAGTACGACATCATCGACATCCGCCCCAAGAGCCGCGAGCTGTTCCCGTTTGAGCTGGCCCGCCAGACGTTCGGCGACCGCCCCATCCCTGCCTGGATGAAGGTCGTGCCCGGCACGCTGGAGATCCTGATCCACCAGCTGCCGGTGCGCGAGCAGATCGACACCGTGCTCACTGAGCAGCTCATCGTCGAGCTCTACTCGAAGAACTGA
- a CDS encoding DNA-directed RNA polymerase subunit alpha — MLIAQRPILSEEAISEARSRFVIEPLEPGFGYTLGNSLRRTLLSSIPGAAVTSIRVDGVLHEFTTIPGVKEDVTELILNIKGLVVSSEHDEPVVMYLRKQGPGVVTAADIAPPAGVEVHNPDLHIATLNDAAKIEMELTVERGRGYVSAQQNKAGDQEIGRIPVDSIYSPVLAVTYRVEATRVEQRTDFDKLIVDVETKNSMAPRDALASAGKTLVELFGLARELNVEAEGIDMGPSPTDAALAADLALPIEDLDLTVRSYNCLKREGIHTVGELVGRSEADLLDIRNFGAKSIDEVKAKLVGMGLSLKDSPPGFDPTAIVDRYDEDDDSAFAEDEQY; from the coding sequence GTGCTCATCGCCCAGCGGCCCATCCTCTCCGAGGAGGCCATCTCCGAGGCGCGCTCCCGGTTCGTCATCGAGCCCCTGGAGCCCGGCTTCGGCTACACCCTCGGCAACTCCCTGCGCCGGACGCTCCTGTCGAGCATCCCCGGCGCCGCCGTCACGAGCATCCGCGTCGACGGCGTCCTGCACGAGTTCACGACGATCCCCGGAGTCAAGGAGGACGTCACCGAACTCATCCTCAACATCAAGGGCCTCGTCGTCTCCAGCGAGCACGACGAGCCCGTGGTCATGTACCTGCGCAAGCAGGGCCCCGGCGTCGTCACCGCCGCCGACATCGCCCCGCCGGCCGGGGTCGAGGTGCACAACCCCGACCTGCACATCGCCACGCTCAACGACGCCGCCAAGATTGAGATGGAGCTGACCGTCGAGCGCGGCCGCGGCTACGTCTCCGCGCAGCAGAACAAGGCCGGCGACCAGGAGATCGGCCGGATCCCGGTCGACTCCATCTATTCGCCGGTGCTGGCCGTGACCTACCGGGTCGAGGCGACCCGTGTCGAGCAGCGCACCGACTTCGACAAGCTCATCGTCGACGTCGAGACGAAGAACTCGATGGCCCCCCGCGACGCGCTGGCCTCGGCCGGCAAGACGCTGGTGGAGCTGTTCGGGCTGGCCCGCGAGCTCAACGTCGAGGCCGAGGGCATCGACATGGGCCCGTCGCCGACGGACGCGGCGCTCGCCGCCGACCTCGCGCTGCCGATCGAGGACCTGGACCTCACGGTGCGGTCCTACAACTGCCTCAAGCGCGAGGGCATCCACACGGTCGGCGAGCTCGTCGGCCGCAGCGAGGCGGACCTGTTGGACATCCGCAACTTCGGCGCCAAGTCCATCGACGAGGTCAAGGCCAAGCTGGTCGGCATGGGCCTGTCGCTCAAGGACAGCCCGCCCGGATTCGACCCGACGGCGATCGTCGACCGGTACGACGAGGACGACGACTCGGCGTTCGCCGAGGACGAGCAGTACTGA